A section of the Leptospira kobayashii genome encodes:
- a CDS encoding DUF6941 family protein, with protein sequence MAEPVLLSILFADRVITENNNKKGIIGTFDRFMSPSFPVIFPPWGIYVAITNLIGKHQFVLTLTVIDTDQVVLPIEGEFESAGIDGVVELTLNLNGVSFPEAGRYNLSVHVDGELIGSRVLKVDLLEQTGV encoded by the coding sequence ATGGCAGAACCAGTACTACTTTCGATTCTTTTTGCAGACCGGGTCATTACGGAAAATAATAATAAAAAAGGAATCATCGGTACTTTCGACCGGTTCATGTCCCCCAGTTTTCCTGTGATTTTTCCTCCTTGGGGAATTTACGTTGCGATTACCAACTTGATTGGAAAACATCAGTTTGTTTTGACCCTCACTGTCATTGATACGGATCAGGTTGTCTTACCGATCGAAGGAGAGTTTGAAAGTGCGGGAATCGATGGAGTTGTGGAACTGACTCTTAATTTGAATGGAGTTTCTTTTCCAGAAGCAGGGCGTTATAATCTTTCCGTGCATGTGGACGGGGAACTCATCGGAAGCAGAGTTTTGAAAGTGGACTTACTGGAACAAACGGGAGTTTGA
- a CDS encoding N-acyl-D-amino-acid deacylase family protein: protein MSSILIRNARIFDGSKNPSFVGDLRIRDGKVEDLSSGSLSPLPGEKTIDATGLWLTPGFIDFHTHYDAEIEVSPDLSESLRHGVTTISLGSCSLSLALGDPVDLADMFSRVEAIPRKNVLEILEKGKNWNSAKEYKQHLNDLPLGPNVTSFAGHSAIRAHVMGLERSLTKGERATKEELNRMNDHLEEALNEGFMGMSINTLVWDKMDGSRFRSRPLPSTFAPWSEYKFLNRTLRKRGKIFQGVPNVSTKINLLLFLWEAFGVFAKPLKTTIISMMDVKYDPGLYKLLGLIGRITNKFFNADFRYQSLPEPFDLYADGMDVVVFEEFGAGAAANHIEDELERKKLMKDPKYRSWFKRQWTNWFLPRVFHRDFRETKIVESPNPDLLGKSIEQVAKEKGVHSVNAFLDLVAEYGNSIRWYTVMANHRTEPLRKIVSHPDILIGFSDAGAHLRGMAHYNFPLRMMKLVKDAEKEKDPFMNMETAVHRLTGEIADWFGIDAGYIRKGKRADLVLIDPNKLDDSLALDVEAPMPFMGDFKRWVRRNDATVKQVFVNGKLAFEEGKPSAGLGKEKGYGRFLESRIGS from the coding sequence ATGTCATCGATCCTAATCCGCAATGCCCGTATTTTTGATGGAAGCAAAAACCCTTCCTTTGTGGGAGACCTACGGATTCGAGATGGCAAGGTCGAAGATCTTTCTTCCGGCTCTCTCTCTCCTCTTCCCGGCGAAAAAACAATCGATGCCACAGGTCTTTGGCTCACTCCGGGCTTTATCGATTTTCATACTCACTATGATGCGGAGATAGAAGTTTCTCCCGATCTTTCCGAATCACTCCGTCATGGAGTCACGACTATTTCTTTAGGAAGTTGTTCTTTAAGTTTAGCCCTAGGAGACCCTGTGGACCTTGCGGATATGTTTAGCCGGGTGGAAGCTATCCCTCGCAAGAATGTATTGGAAATTTTGGAAAAAGGAAAAAATTGGAATTCCGCGAAAGAATACAAACAACACTTAAACGATCTTCCCTTAGGCCCGAATGTGACTTCCTTTGCAGGACATTCTGCGATCCGTGCCCATGTGATGGGATTGGAACGTTCTCTTACCAAAGGAGAAAGAGCGACCAAAGAAGAACTAAATCGAATGAATGATCATCTCGAAGAAGCGTTGAACGAAGGTTTTATGGGGATGTCCATCAACACTCTTGTCTGGGACAAGATGGACGGAAGCAGATTCCGTTCCCGCCCCTTACCTTCCACTTTCGCACCATGGAGTGAATATAAATTTTTAAATCGAACTCTCCGCAAACGCGGGAAAATTTTTCAAGGAGTTCCAAATGTTTCCACCAAGATCAATTTGCTTTTGTTTTTATGGGAAGCCTTCGGAGTTTTTGCGAAACCTCTCAAAACAACCATCATCTCCATGATGGATGTAAAATACGATCCGGGTCTTTACAAATTATTGGGACTCATCGGAAGAATAACGAATAAATTTTTCAATGCGGATTTTCGTTACCAGTCTCTGCCGGAACCGTTCGATTTGTACGCGGATGGAATGGATGTAGTCGTATTTGAAGAGTTTGGCGCAGGTGCAGCCGCAAATCACATAGAAGACGAACTCGAACGTAAAAAATTGATGAAAGATCCAAAATACAGATCTTGGTTCAAAAGACAGTGGACCAATTGGTTTTTGCCCAGAGTATTTCACAGAGATTTCAGAGAAACAAAAATCGTAGAGTCACCTAACCCTGATTTACTTGGAAAGTCGATAGAACAAGTTGCCAAAGAAAAAGGAGTTCATTCCGTAAACGCATTCCTTGATTTGGTCGCTGAGTATGGAAATTCCATCCGCTGGTATACGGTGATGGCGAACCATAGAACGGAGCCTCTTCGCAAAATCGTTTCTCACCCGGATATTCTCATAGGCTTTTCCGATGCAGGAGCCCATTTGCGGGGAATGGCTCATTACAATTTCCCGTTGCGAATGATGAAATTGGTAAAGGATGCCGAAAAAGAAAAAGATCCCTTTATGAATATGGAAACCGCAGTACATCGTCTAACGGGAGAAATTGCAGATTGGTTCGGAATTGATGCGGGCTATATTCGAAAAGGGAAACGTGCCGACCTGGTTTTGATCGATCCGAACAAGCTAGACGACTCACTCGCATTGGACGTGGAAGCTCCCATGCCTTTTATGGGGGATTTCAAACGTTGGGTGAGGAGAAACGATGCCACCGTAAAACAAGTGTTTGTGAATGGAAAACTCGCCTTTGAAGAAGGAAAACCAAGCGCGGGCCTCGGCAAAGAAAAAGGATACGGCAGGTTTTTAGAATCCCGAATCGGAAGCTAA
- a CDS encoding HAD family hydrolase — translation MKKLVIFDMDGVLLDSEKLYLDMNRKFFKELGAEISREEHLTFVGISATTMWKYIREKFDLPQTVDELKEMEKELKYEMLKKENLIPSKHIITYLQFLKENGNTLAIASSGLRKNIDLILSKLGMEVYFDLIVSGEQVTKGKPEPDIFQMVSRHFGRAPGECIVIEDSKNGVLAAKAAQMFCIGYRNPTSGNQDLSPADIIIDHFQDSRLFQLVT, via the coding sequence ATGAAAAAACTAGTCATTTTCGATATGGATGGAGTTCTATTGGATAGTGAGAAACTTTACCTGGACATGAACCGGAAGTTTTTCAAGGAGTTAGGAGCCGAGATAAGCAGGGAAGAGCACCTAACATTCGTTGGAATCTCGGCAACGACAATGTGGAAATACATCAGGGAAAAATTCGATTTACCGCAGACGGTAGATGAATTGAAAGAGATGGAAAAAGAATTAAAGTATGAAATGCTGAAAAAAGAAAATCTAATTCCGTCAAAACATATCATTACCTATCTTCAATTTCTAAAAGAAAACGGAAACACCCTCGCTATCGCCTCTTCCGGCTTACGAAAAAATATAGATCTGATTCTTTCCAAACTTGGTATGGAAGTTTATTTTGATTTGATTGTCAGCGGGGAACAAGTAACCAAAGGCAAACCTGAGCCTGATATCTTTCAAATGGTTTCCCGTCACTTTGGTAGAGCCCCCGGCGAATGTATTGTCATTGAAGATAGTAAAAACGGAGTCTTGGCTGCAAAAGCGGCGCAGATGTTTTGTATAGGCTACAGAAATCCCACTTCAGGAAATCAGGATCTATCTCCCGCCGATATCATTATAGATCATTTTCAGGATAGTCGATTGTTCCAACTTGTAACATAG
- the leuA2 gene encoding 2-isopropylmalate synthase LeuA2, which translates to MNHQNRTVWIQDVTLRDGNQALKKPWTIEEKQIVFDLLVDLNVPGIEVGFPSSNSMEFEATKILSARAPESVTIAALTRANEKEIQITWEAIQNAKTPRLHIVYPVSPFAIEQVLKISYDQVLEKIYNSVSFARKIAGKDVSIQFSGEHFGDAREGMDFAKKAFRTSIEAGANIINLPNTVERYRPFLFVEMVREIKAVTPDHIKVSVHTHNDMGMATATSVESFYAGATQIEVALNGLGERAGNTNFYETAVALYQNGEESGIHFDRIYPTAKKISEMTGIPIGEKTPIIGEDIFSHRSGIHQDGVTKTLGQKKGAYRSFSPEFVGRTDGEKISFTNQSGTKAIRHILESEGRSYSDAEIQILFHKAKEVSSREGNREIGGKELISMAEERN; encoded by the coding sequence ATGAACCATCAAAATAGAACCGTTTGGATCCAAGACGTTACATTAAGAGACGGAAACCAAGCTTTAAAAAAGCCCTGGACCATTGAAGAAAAACAAATCGTATTTGATTTGTTAGTTGATTTAAATGTCCCGGGAATCGAAGTAGGTTTTCCTTCTTCCAATTCTATGGAGTTCGAAGCGACCAAGATACTTTCCGCCAGAGCTCCCGAATCCGTGACGATTGCGGCACTAACACGTGCAAATGAAAAAGAAATCCAAATCACATGGGAAGCCATCCAAAATGCAAAAACTCCCAGATTGCATATAGTTTACCCGGTGAGCCCTTTTGCCATTGAACAGGTATTAAAGATCAGTTATGATCAGGTTTTGGAAAAAATATACAATTCCGTTTCGTTTGCCAGAAAAATTGCGGGTAAAGATGTCAGCATACAATTTTCCGGCGAACATTTCGGAGATGCGAGAGAAGGGATGGATTTTGCAAAAAAAGCGTTTCGAACCTCCATCGAAGCCGGTGCCAATATCATCAATCTTCCCAATACGGTAGAAAGATACAGGCCTTTTCTTTTTGTGGAGATGGTTAGAGAAATCAAGGCAGTGACTCCGGATCATATCAAAGTTTCCGTGCACACTCACAACGATATGGGAATGGCAACAGCGACTTCCGTGGAAAGTTTTTATGCGGGTGCCACTCAAATAGAAGTCGCCTTAAATGGATTAGGTGAGAGAGCTGGAAATACGAATTTTTATGAAACGGCAGTTGCACTTTACCAAAACGGAGAAGAATCTGGAATCCATTTTGATCGAATCTATCCTACTGCCAAAAAAATTTCCGAAATGACCGGGATCCCTATCGGAGAAAAAACCCCTATCATAGGAGAAGATATTTTTTCCCATAGAAGCGGAATCCACCAGGACGGAGTTACCAAAACCTTAGGGCAAAAAAAAGGTGCCTATCGTAGTTTTTCACCGGAATTTGTGGGACGAACCGACGGAGAAAAAATTTCTTTCACGAATCAGTCAGGAACCAAAGCGATCCGTCATATCTTGGAGAGTGAAGGGAGATCGTATTCGGATGCAGAAATTCAAATCCTTTTCCATAAAGCCAAGGAAGTTTCCAGCAGAGAGGGAAACCGGGAAATCGGCGGGAAAGAACTTATTTCCATGGCAGAAGAAAGAAACTAG
- a CDS encoding alpha/beta fold hydrolase, translated as MFTNQNGIAYLTFGNPKNQSLVLVHAAGTDSSIWDYQTESLSNRFYVITYDLRGHGNSKSSTVADLNTHSEDLKNLIIGLNLNTPILCGLSLGGVIAQKYAETNPVSRLILVGSPAYSIGGKIKLIANLKKIVSVTIVRWFWPGSVRIIMDLFFRNLDFERKSYAIDLTIRNGLKTFLEEIEILFDFAGADLSNIKNITILLGEKEDRRVFEHSWFLQQKFNAKQIIIPGCYHVPNWENPAEFNRILSECL; from the coding sequence ATGTTTACGAATCAAAATGGGATCGCTTACCTGACTTTCGGAAATCCGAAAAACCAATCTTTGGTGCTCGTTCATGCGGCGGGTACGGATTCGTCGATTTGGGATTATCAAACGGAGAGTTTATCCAACCGGTTTTATGTGATCACTTATGATCTACGCGGTCATGGAAATTCGAAAAGTTCAACAGTCGCCGATTTAAATACTCATTCCGAAGATTTGAAAAACCTAATCATCGGTTTGAATCTTAATACCCCGATCCTTTGCGGACTATCTTTGGGAGGAGTGATCGCTCAAAAATACGCTGAAACAAATCCTGTTTCCCGTCTTATTTTGGTAGGATCTCCTGCATATTCGATCGGAGGTAAAATCAAGCTGATTGCAAATTTAAAAAAAATAGTTTCGGTAACAATCGTAAGGTGGTTTTGGCCGGGATCCGTTCGGATCATCATGGATTTGTTTTTCCGCAACCTGGATTTTGAGAGAAAAAGCTATGCAATTGATCTTACTATCAGGAACGGGTTGAAGACTTTTTTGGAAGAAATAGAAATCCTATTCGATTTTGCCGGAGCGGATTTATCCAACATTAAAAATATCACAATTCTACTTGGAGAAAAAGAAGATCGTCGGGTATTCGAACACTCTTGGTTTTTACAGCAAAAATTCAATGCAAAACAAATAATCATTCCCGGATGTTATCATGTTCCCAATTGGGAAAATCCGGCCGAGTTCAATCGAATTCTTTCTGAGTGTTTATAG